CGACGTTCTCGGGCAGTTCCTGAGCGGGTCGATCGGGATGGACCGGATGGTCGACCATCTCGATGCGGTCATCGAGCTCATGACCGCGCAGGGCTTTTCGCCGGCCGAAGCCATCGATGCGTTCCGCCTCGTGAGCGCCACGTCGCTGGGTGTCGCCGTCGGGGAGATCCGAGAGGCGAGGGAGGCCGAGGCGGGGCGGTCCTCGGTCGCCGAGTACCACCGGCTCCTGGCCCGCCGCCGGCCCACCGAGCTCACCCAGATCCGCAAGCTGGTCGGCGCCCCCGAGCAGCTGGCGCCGTCGTTCGAGGAGCAGATCCGCACCGTGCTGGTGGGCATCGCGGCGAGGCGGGGCGAGCCATGGGAGCAACTGCCGGCTCTGGCGCGGCACGTCAACGCCGAGGGCCGAGGCACGGGCTTCATGCATCCCTGACCCGACCACCCACCTTGACGTCTCGGGGGGACTTTCTGATAACGTTTTCGAGTACGCGTCGGAATCCTTGGCACGCGTCCCGAGGCCCCGATTGGGAGATCGATGAATCGCTATCTGGTGATCTCGTCCGACGGTCACGCGGGACCCCCCGCTGCTCAGTACCGCACGTACCTCGATCCCCGGTACCGAGCCGCATTCGATGACCACCTGGAGGCGATGAAGGGGCTCCTCGAGGCGGCAAACGTCGAACGGCAGAGCTCCGAGTTCATCGCCAAGTGGGAGAAGCTCACGGGCGGCGATGGCGGTCTGCTGGCTGCGTACGACTCCGAGTACCGCAACAAGGTGCTTGACGGTGAGGGCGTCACCGCCGAGGTGCTCTTCCCGGACGCCGACGTCCTGGGCACCGGGCGGGTGGCGGCGTCACCCTTCGGCTCAGGCCTCGCCGGTGGGACCGGCACCGATCCCGAGCTCGTCATGGCCGGGGCCACGGCCCACAACCGCTGGCTGGCCGATTTCTGCTCCGAGGCGCCCGACCGGCGGATAGGGGTGGCCGTGGTGCCCATCCTCCACGACATCGACGCGGCCGTCGCCGAGATCGGCGCCGCCCGCGAGCGTGGCCTGCGAGGGGTCATGATCCCGACCAGGTGGTTCGATCAGCCCGCCTACCACCACCCCCGGTATGACCCGGTGTGGAGCTCCTGCGAAGAGCATGGCATGGTCCTGCACACGCATTCGGGCGCCGGACCGGCGGACTACGGCGAGGGACCGGGAATGATCGCCATCTACGCGACCGAGGCGCACTGGTGGGCAGCGAGACCGTTGTGGGTGCTGATCTGGTCGGGCGTGTTCGAGCGGCACCCCGGGCTCAAGTACGTGGTGGCCGAGAACGGCGCCTGGTGGGCGCCAGACATTCTCGACAAGATGGACGAGAAGTACCTCGGCGGGCACAACACCGCCAAGATGGGCAACGCCTTCCGAGCCGAGCTGACGATGAGGCCGACCGGGTACTTCGATCGCAACTGCTTCCTGGCGGCGTCGACGCCCGGCCAGGAGGACATCGACCGTCGACACGGGGTGGGCGTCGGGAACCTGCTCTGGGGTAGCGACCTGCCCCATCCAGAGGGCACCTTTCCGTACACCCACTACTGGATCCGCAGGCGCTTCCGCGACGTTCCCGAGGACGAGACCCGCCGCATGCTCGGCGCGAATGCCGCCGAGCTGTATGGGCTCGACGTAGCCAAGGTGACGGCGCAGGCCGAGCAGATCGGTCCGACGGTCGAAGAGGTGCACGGGGACCAGCCGGTGGAGCCGGCTCCAGCATGAGTGACCCGAGGATCTACGCGCCTCGGGTCGAGGAGGAAGCGATGTCTGTCTCGCAGAGCGACCGCGGCTCGGTGAGCCGGGAGTTCGCCGGGTTGCCCATGCCCGCCGACCAGGATCTGGTGTTCGACCGGGCTCGGCGACCTCGCGTGACCAGAGGGTCAGGGCGGCGGTTCCCCTTTCCGATCCCGAACGGCTGGTTCATCGTGGCCCGCGGCGACGAGCTCGACGTGGGCGACGTGATGCCGTTGTTCTATTTCGGGCGGGACCTCGTGCTGTATCGGACGGCCGGGGGCGAGCCGAGGCTCCTCGACGCCCACTGTCCACACCTCGGGGCCAACCTGGCCGTCGGCGGACGGGTCGAGGGGGAGGTGATCCGCTGTCCGTTCCACGGCTGGTGCCTCGATGGCGAGACGGGTGCCTGCGTGGAGATCCCCTACAGCGAGAGCGACCACCTCCCCAACCGGGCGACGACGCGCACCTACCCGACCCTGGAGCGCAACCACATGATCTGGGCCTGGCACCACCGGGAGGAGAAGCCGCCCTTCTACGACGTCCCCGTCGTAGCCGAGTTCCACGACGCGGACTGGGCGCCGATCATTTCTCGGGAGTACCAGGTCGCCAGCTGCTGTCAGGAGATGGCGGAGAACAACGTCGACTACGCCCACTTCAAGTACGTGCACGGTACCGATGCCATCCCTGAGGAGGAGTTCGTCGTCGACGGAACGTACAAGCGCTCGGTGGGCATGAACGGCAACTTCGTCCGCGAGGGCTTCGGCCTCGGGCTCGGCGTGCTCCGCGTGAGCGGGTACTGCACCTTCTTGTCGAGCACGACGCCGATCGACGAGGAGAACCTGCATGTCAGGTGGATCTTCACGGCGCCCAAGTCAGCGGGTGAGCACGTGAGTCAGCAGGCCGCCGAGAGCTTCTGCACCGGCGTCAGCCAGGACATCCCGATCTGGGAGAACAAGATCTACCGGGAGCGGCCGGTCCTGACGAAGTCCGAGCGGTCGATTCTCGAGCACCGCAAGTGGTCCGAGCAGTTCTACTCGTACCTTCCGGATGACAGCGTCAACTAGTGGACACCGGCCGCGCCTTTATGCGCCCCAACCCTTCTGTCGGCCGGTGATCAGCGCGCCGGTGAAGCCGCCGTCGGTGTCGAACACCTCACCGGTCACGTAGCTCAGCCGGGGGCTGTTGAGGAGGACGAGCGCCCACGCCTGCTCCTCGGGCGTCGAGTACCGCCCGATGGGACCGA
This Acidimicrobiales bacterium DNA region includes the following protein-coding sequences:
- a CDS encoding TetR family transcriptional regulator, whose product is MTAAGSDRSPRRAGRPPRIDRETIARTAAEMGLDRVTMKAVADRLGVSVPGLYHHVRSRDDLIRLAAEYAASHIDVPSDRGQHWSVWLLEWAEYVRAALTSLPDVLGQFLSGSIGMDRMVDHLDAVIELMTAQGFSPAEAIDAFRLVSATSLGVAVGEIREAREAEAGRSSVAEYHRLLARRRPTELTQIRKLVGAPEQLAPSFEEQIRTVLVGIAARRGEPWEQLPALARHVNAEGRGTGFMHP
- a CDS encoding amidohydrolase family protein, whose translation is MNRYLVISSDGHAGPPAAQYRTYLDPRYRAAFDDHLEAMKGLLEAANVERQSSEFIAKWEKLTGGDGGLLAAYDSEYRNKVLDGEGVTAEVLFPDADVLGTGRVAASPFGSGLAGGTGTDPELVMAGATAHNRWLADFCSEAPDRRIGVAVVPILHDIDAAVAEIGAARERGLRGVMIPTRWFDQPAYHHPRYDPVWSSCEEHGMVLHTHSGAGPADYGEGPGMIAIYATEAHWWAARPLWVLIWSGVFERHPGLKYVVAENGAWWAPDILDKMDEKYLGGHNTAKMGNAFRAELTMRPTGYFDRNCFLAASTPGQEDIDRRHGVGVGNLLWGSDLPHPEGTFPYTHYWIRRRFRDVPEDETRRMLGANAAELYGLDVAKVTAQAEQIGPTVEEVHGDQPVEPAPA
- a CDS encoding Rieske 2Fe-2S domain-containing protein, which codes for MSDPRIYAPRVEEEAMSVSQSDRGSVSREFAGLPMPADQDLVFDRARRPRVTRGSGRRFPFPIPNGWFIVARGDELDVGDVMPLFYFGRDLVLYRTAGGEPRLLDAHCPHLGANLAVGGRVEGEVIRCPFHGWCLDGETGACVEIPYSESDHLPNRATTRTYPTLERNHMIWAWHHREEKPPFYDVPVVAEFHDADWAPIISREYQVASCCQEMAENNVDYAHFKYVHGTDAIPEEEFVVDGTYKRSVGMNGNFVREGFGLGLGVLRVSGYCTFLSSTTPIDEENLHVRWIFTAPKSAGEHVSQQAAESFCTGVSQDIPIWENKIYRERPVLTKSERSILEHRKWSEQFYSYLPDDSVN